One window of the Thermofilaceae archaeon genome contains the following:
- a CDS encoding V-type ATP synthase subunit F: MVVGELSFLEGFKLAGVRRLVEVESLENVKQKLAEILVGLYRDPSVGVIVIQQRFRDLIIDKVERVGREQLVVFIPGLKEVPQIDVKDYYSRMVKSYLGVIVEV, translated from the coding sequence GTGGTGGTTGGCGAGCTGAGCTTCCTGGAGGGTTTCAAGCTTGCAGGGGTCAGGAGGCTTGTGGAGGTCGAGAGCTTGGAGAACGTCAAGCAGAAGCTCGCTGAAATTCTGGTAGGGCTTTACAGGGACCCTTCTGTGGGCGTTATAGTGATTCAGCAGAGGTTCAGAGATTTAATAATAGATAAGGTGGAGAGAGTGGGCAGAGAGCAGTTGGTGGTCTTCATACCCGGTCTTAAGGAGGTCCCTCAGATAGATGTGAAGGATTATTACTCACGTATGGTTAAATCGTATTTAGGCGTTATTGTTGAGGTGTGA